In a single window of the Gadus macrocephalus chromosome 6, ASM3116895v1 genome:
- the LOC132459907 gene encoding RNA-binding protein EWS-like isoform X4, with protein MATAPDYSSYNQTTAQQGYGSYAAQPAQGYGQSAQQGYGQQSYSSYAQPAAADTGYSQTTPAAGGYAQQQQQYGSSYGQPASAGYPAAQSSTHGYSQSAQSYGTSSYESTPAAAAPAAAPSYGSQPGYTAQSTYPGYGQQAAPTAPQSYNASSQPSSYNQSGYSQPAAYGQQQQPTGYSAQQGAYSQQQSSYQQQPQQQQAPPSTYPPQASGSYTQPPPSQYSQQGGPPSYSQSSQYSSYRQNGQGGSTGYSSMESTRYPGAGESRGPGREGFERGGMMHRGRGGPGRGMSGAGDRGGFSKPGGPTEGEREMGRPEEQDDSENSTIYITGLTETVTIEEMAEFFKHPGPIRMNRRLGQPAINIYTDKDSGKPKGDATLSYEEPFCAKAAVEHFDGKDFQSRRLKVSMARRKPMIGGMRGGMPMRDGMMGRGGMMGRGGERGGFGPRGAPRGMGGRGAPSGGNMQQRAGDWECPNPGCGNQNFAWRMECNQCKAPKPEGLGGGPPFPPAGGDRGRGGMGMRGGRGMDRGGPGGAGGPGGPGGPGGPGFRGGWVGDRGGFRGRGGMDRGGFRGAPRGGPPMGGRGGRGMGPPGKMDMRDHRQERRDRPY; from the exons ATGGCGACTGCTCCAG ATTACAGTTCCTACAATCAGACCACGGCCCAGCAGGG GTACGGCTCCTATGCAGCCCAGCCTGCTCAGGGATACGGACAGTCGGCACAG caGGGTTATGGCCAGCAGAGCTACAGCTCGTATGCCCAGCCTGCCGCGGCAGACACGGGCTACTCTCAGACCACCCCAGCAGCGGGGGGATAcgcccagcaacagcagcagtatgGCTCCTCTTATGGACAGCCAGCATCAG CTGGATATCCAGCTGCCCAGTCAAGCACTCACGGGTACTCCCAGTCTGCTCAGAGCTATGGGACCAGCAGTTATGAGAGCACTCCCGCTGCTGCGGCTCCGGCTGCGGCCCCGTCCTATGGCTCTCAGCCGGGCTACACCGCTCAGTCAACCTACCCTGGATATGGCCAGCAAGCTGCTCCCACTGCCCCTCAGAG TTACAACGCCAGCAGCCAGCCTTCCAGCTACAATCAGAGTGGCTACTCTCAGCCAGCGGCGtatggccagcagcagcagcccacaGGCTACTCGGCACAGCAGGGAGCTTACAGCCAGCAGCAGAGCAGctaccagcagcagccccagcaacAGCAGGCCCCTCCGTCAACGTACCCTCCACAGGCCTCTGGCTCCTACACCCAGCCTCCTCCCAGCCAGTACAGCCAGCAGGGCGGACCACCAAGTTACAGCCAGTCTAGTCAGTACA GTAGTTATCGGCAGAATGGCCAGGGGGGCAGCACTGGCTACTCCAGCATGGAGTCAACCCGGTACCCAGGGGCCGGAGAGAGCCGGGGCCCCGGCCGGGAGGGCTTTGAACGCGGTGGCATGATGCATCGGGGGCGTGGAGGCCCTGGGCGTGGCATGAG CGGCGCTGGAGACAGAGGTGGCTTCAGTAAGCCTGGTG GACCCACCGAAGGAGAGCGTGAAATGG GCCGGCCCGAGGAGCAGGATGACTCTGAGAACAGCACCATCTACATCACAGGACTCACAGAGACAGTCACCATTGAGGAGATGGCCGAGTTCTTCAAGCACCCTGGACCAATCAGG ATGAACCGTCGTTTGGGACAGCCAGCCATCAACATATACACCGACAAGGACAGCGGCAAACCCAAGGGAGACGCTACCTTATCATACGAGGAGCCCTTCTGCGCCAAGGCAGCGGTGGAGCACTTTGATG GCAAGGACTTCCAGAGCCGCCGGCTGAAGGTCTCTATGGCTCGCCGTAAGCCCATGATTGGCGGAATGAGAGGGGGCATGCCAATGAGGGACGGCATGATGGGCCGTGGAG GTATGATGGGCCGCGGGGGCGAGCGCGGAGGCTTCGGGCCCCGGGGAGCCCCCCGTGGAATGGGCGGTCGGGGTGCCCCGTCGGGGGGTAACATGCAGCAGAGGGCCGGAGACTGGGAGTGCCCTAACCC TGGCTGTGGCAACCAGAACTTCGCCTGGAGGATGGAGTGCAACCAGTGCAAGGCTCCCAAACCAGAAGGCCTGGGAGGTGGacctcccttcccccctgcaG GCGGGGACCGAGGGAGAGGTGGGATGGGCATGCGAGGCGGCAGAGGGATGGACCGTGGCGGGCCCGGCGGCGCTGGGGGCCCTGGAGGCCCTGGAGGCCCAGGCGGCCCTGGGTtcagggggggctgggtgggtgACCGTGGGGGATTCAGAGGACGAGGAGGCATGGACAGAGGCGGCTTCAGAGGCGCCCCGAGGGGTGGACCCCCCATGGGCGGCAGAGGCGGCCGAGGGATGGGCCCGCCTGGCAAGATGGACATGAG GGACCATCGCCAGGAGCGCAGGGACAGGCCCTACTGA
- the LOC132459907 gene encoding RNA-binding protein EWS-like isoform X2, translated as MATAPDYSSYNQTTAQQGYGSYAAQPAQGYGQSAQGYGQQSYSSYAQPAAADTGYSQTTPAAGGYAQQQQQYGSSYGQPASAGYPAAQSSTHGYSQSAQSYGTSSYESTPAAAAPAAAPSYGSQPGYTAQSTYPGYGQQAAPTAPQSYNASSQPSSYNQSGYSQPAAYGQQQQPTGYSAQQGAYSQQQSSYQQQPQQQQAPPSTYPPQASGSYTQPPPSQYSQQGGPPSYSQSSQYSSYRQNGQGGSTGYSSMESTRYPGAGESRGPGREGFERGGMMHRGRGGPGRGMSGAGDRGGFSKPGGPTEGEREMVIPSAGRPEEQDDSENSTIYITGLTETVTIEEMAEFFKHPGPIRMNRRLGQPAINIYTDKDSGKPKGDATLSYEEPFCAKAAVEHFDGKDFQSRRLKVSMARRKPMIGGMRGGMPMRDGMMGRGGMMGRGGERGGFGPRGAPRGMGGRGAPSGGNMQQRAGDWECPNPGCGNQNFAWRMECNQCKAPKPEGLGGGPPFPPAGGDRGRGGMGMRGGRGMDRGGPGGAGGPGGPGGPGGPGFRGGWVGDRGGFRGRGGMDRGGFRGAPRGGPPMGGRGGRGMGPPGKMDMRDHRQERRDRPY; from the exons ATGGCGACTGCTCCAG ATTACAGTTCCTACAATCAGACCACGGCCCAGCAGGG GTACGGCTCCTATGCAGCCCAGCCTGCTCAGGGATACGGACAGTCGGCACAG GGTTATGGCCAGCAGAGCTACAGCTCGTATGCCCAGCCTGCCGCGGCAGACACGGGCTACTCTCAGACCACCCCAGCAGCGGGGGGATAcgcccagcaacagcagcagtatgGCTCCTCTTATGGACAGCCAGCATCAG CTGGATATCCAGCTGCCCAGTCAAGCACTCACGGGTACTCCCAGTCTGCTCAGAGCTATGGGACCAGCAGTTATGAGAGCACTCCCGCTGCTGCGGCTCCGGCTGCGGCCCCGTCCTATGGCTCTCAGCCGGGCTACACCGCTCAGTCAACCTACCCTGGATATGGCCAGCAAGCTGCTCCCACTGCCCCTCAGAG TTACAACGCCAGCAGCCAGCCTTCCAGCTACAATCAGAGTGGCTACTCTCAGCCAGCGGCGtatggccagcagcagcagcccacaGGCTACTCGGCACAGCAGGGAGCTTACAGCCAGCAGCAGAGCAGctaccagcagcagccccagcaacAGCAGGCCCCTCCGTCAACGTACCCTCCACAGGCCTCTGGCTCCTACACCCAGCCTCCTCCCAGCCAGTACAGCCAGCAGGGCGGACCACCAAGTTACAGCCAGTCTAGTCAGTACA GTAGTTATCGGCAGAATGGCCAGGGGGGCAGCACTGGCTACTCCAGCATGGAGTCAACCCGGTACCCAGGGGCCGGAGAGAGCCGGGGCCCCGGCCGGGAGGGCTTTGAACGCGGTGGCATGATGCATCGGGGGCGTGGAGGCCCTGGGCGTGGCATGAG CGGCGCTGGAGACAGAGGTGGCTTCAGTAAGCCTGGTG GACCCACCGAAGGAGAGCGTGAAATGG TGATTCCCTCTGCAGGCCGGCCCGAGGAGCAGGATGACTCTGAGAACAGCACCATCTACATCACAGGACTCACAGAGACAGTCACCATTGAGGAGATGGCCGAGTTCTTCAAGCACCCTGGACCAATCAGG ATGAACCGTCGTTTGGGACAGCCAGCCATCAACATATACACCGACAAGGACAGCGGCAAACCCAAGGGAGACGCTACCTTATCATACGAGGAGCCCTTCTGCGCCAAGGCAGCGGTGGAGCACTTTGATG GCAAGGACTTCCAGAGCCGCCGGCTGAAGGTCTCTATGGCTCGCCGTAAGCCCATGATTGGCGGAATGAGAGGGGGCATGCCAATGAGGGACGGCATGATGGGCCGTGGAG GTATGATGGGCCGCGGGGGCGAGCGCGGAGGCTTCGGGCCCCGGGGAGCCCCCCGTGGAATGGGCGGTCGGGGTGCCCCGTCGGGGGGTAACATGCAGCAGAGGGCCGGAGACTGGGAGTGCCCTAACCC TGGCTGTGGCAACCAGAACTTCGCCTGGAGGATGGAGTGCAACCAGTGCAAGGCTCCCAAACCAGAAGGCCTGGGAGGTGGacctcccttcccccctgcaG GCGGGGACCGAGGGAGAGGTGGGATGGGCATGCGAGGCGGCAGAGGGATGGACCGTGGCGGGCCCGGCGGCGCTGGGGGCCCTGGAGGCCCTGGAGGCCCAGGCGGCCCTGGGTtcagggggggctgggtgggtgACCGTGGGGGATTCAGAGGACGAGGAGGCATGGACAGAGGCGGCTTCAGAGGCGCCCCGAGGGGTGGACCCCCCATGGGCGGCAGAGGCGGCCGAGGGATGGGCCCGCCTGGCAAGATGGACATGAG GGACCATCGCCAGGAGCGCAGGGACAGGCCCTACTGA
- the LOC132459907 gene encoding RNA-binding protein EWS-like isoform X1 → MATAPDYSSYNQTTAQQGYGSYAAQPAQGYGQSAQQGYGQQSYSSYAQPAAADTGYSQTTPAAGGYAQQQQQYGSSYGQPASAGYPAAQSSTHGYSQSAQSYGTSSYESTPAAAAPAAAPSYGSQPGYTAQSTYPGYGQQAAPTAPQSYNASSQPSSYNQSGYSQPAAYGQQQQPTGYSAQQGAYSQQQSSYQQQPQQQQAPPSTYPPQASGSYTQPPPSQYSQQGGPPSYSQSSQYSSYRQNGQGGSTGYSSMESTRYPGAGESRGPGREGFERGGMMHRGRGGPGRGMSGAGDRGGFSKPGGPTEGEREMVIPSAGRPEEQDDSENSTIYITGLTETVTIEEMAEFFKHPGPIRMNRRLGQPAINIYTDKDSGKPKGDATLSYEEPFCAKAAVEHFDGKDFQSRRLKVSMARRKPMIGGMRGGMPMRDGMMGRGGMMGRGGERGGFGPRGAPRGMGGRGAPSGGNMQQRAGDWECPNPGCGNQNFAWRMECNQCKAPKPEGLGGGPPFPPAGGDRGRGGMGMRGGRGMDRGGPGGAGGPGGPGGPGGPGFRGGWVGDRGGFRGRGGMDRGGFRGAPRGGPPMGGRGGRGMGPPGKMDMRDHRQERRDRPY, encoded by the exons ATGGCGACTGCTCCAG ATTACAGTTCCTACAATCAGACCACGGCCCAGCAGGG GTACGGCTCCTATGCAGCCCAGCCTGCTCAGGGATACGGACAGTCGGCACAG caGGGTTATGGCCAGCAGAGCTACAGCTCGTATGCCCAGCCTGCCGCGGCAGACACGGGCTACTCTCAGACCACCCCAGCAGCGGGGGGATAcgcccagcaacagcagcagtatgGCTCCTCTTATGGACAGCCAGCATCAG CTGGATATCCAGCTGCCCAGTCAAGCACTCACGGGTACTCCCAGTCTGCTCAGAGCTATGGGACCAGCAGTTATGAGAGCACTCCCGCTGCTGCGGCTCCGGCTGCGGCCCCGTCCTATGGCTCTCAGCCGGGCTACACCGCTCAGTCAACCTACCCTGGATATGGCCAGCAAGCTGCTCCCACTGCCCCTCAGAG TTACAACGCCAGCAGCCAGCCTTCCAGCTACAATCAGAGTGGCTACTCTCAGCCAGCGGCGtatggccagcagcagcagcccacaGGCTACTCGGCACAGCAGGGAGCTTACAGCCAGCAGCAGAGCAGctaccagcagcagccccagcaacAGCAGGCCCCTCCGTCAACGTACCCTCCACAGGCCTCTGGCTCCTACACCCAGCCTCCTCCCAGCCAGTACAGCCAGCAGGGCGGACCACCAAGTTACAGCCAGTCTAGTCAGTACA GTAGTTATCGGCAGAATGGCCAGGGGGGCAGCACTGGCTACTCCAGCATGGAGTCAACCCGGTACCCAGGGGCCGGAGAGAGCCGGGGCCCCGGCCGGGAGGGCTTTGAACGCGGTGGCATGATGCATCGGGGGCGTGGAGGCCCTGGGCGTGGCATGAG CGGCGCTGGAGACAGAGGTGGCTTCAGTAAGCCTGGTG GACCCACCGAAGGAGAGCGTGAAATGG TGATTCCCTCTGCAGGCCGGCCCGAGGAGCAGGATGACTCTGAGAACAGCACCATCTACATCACAGGACTCACAGAGACAGTCACCATTGAGGAGATGGCCGAGTTCTTCAAGCACCCTGGACCAATCAGG ATGAACCGTCGTTTGGGACAGCCAGCCATCAACATATACACCGACAAGGACAGCGGCAAACCCAAGGGAGACGCTACCTTATCATACGAGGAGCCCTTCTGCGCCAAGGCAGCGGTGGAGCACTTTGATG GCAAGGACTTCCAGAGCCGCCGGCTGAAGGTCTCTATGGCTCGCCGTAAGCCCATGATTGGCGGAATGAGAGGGGGCATGCCAATGAGGGACGGCATGATGGGCCGTGGAG GTATGATGGGCCGCGGGGGCGAGCGCGGAGGCTTCGGGCCCCGGGGAGCCCCCCGTGGAATGGGCGGTCGGGGTGCCCCGTCGGGGGGTAACATGCAGCAGAGGGCCGGAGACTGGGAGTGCCCTAACCC TGGCTGTGGCAACCAGAACTTCGCCTGGAGGATGGAGTGCAACCAGTGCAAGGCTCCCAAACCAGAAGGCCTGGGAGGTGGacctcccttcccccctgcaG GCGGGGACCGAGGGAGAGGTGGGATGGGCATGCGAGGCGGCAGAGGGATGGACCGTGGCGGGCCCGGCGGCGCTGGGGGCCCTGGAGGCCCTGGAGGCCCAGGCGGCCCTGGGTtcagggggggctgggtgggtgACCGTGGGGGATTCAGAGGACGAGGAGGCATGGACAGAGGCGGCTTCAGAGGCGCCCCGAGGGGTGGACCCCCCATGGGCGGCAGAGGCGGCCGAGGGATGGGCCCGCCTGGCAAGATGGACATGAG GGACCATCGCCAGGAGCGCAGGGACAGGCCCTACTGA
- the LOC132459907 gene encoding RNA-binding protein EWS-like isoform X3, giving the protein MATAPDYSSYNQTTAQQGYGSYAAQPAQGYGQSAQQGYGQQSYSSYAQPAAADTGYSQTTPAAGGYAQQQQQYGSSYGQPASAGYPAAQSSTHGYSQSAQSYGTSSYESTPAAAAPAAAPSYGSQPGYTAQSTYPGYGQQAAPTAPQSYNASSQPSSYNQSGYSQPAAYGQQQQPTGYSAQQGAYSQQQSSYQQQPQQQQAPPSTYPPQASGSYTQPPPSQYSQQGGPPSYSQSSSYRQNGQGGSTGYSSMESTRYPGAGESRGPGREGFERGGMMHRGRGGPGRGMSGAGDRGGFSKPGGPTEGEREMVIPSAGRPEEQDDSENSTIYITGLTETVTIEEMAEFFKHPGPIRMNRRLGQPAINIYTDKDSGKPKGDATLSYEEPFCAKAAVEHFDGKDFQSRRLKVSMARRKPMIGGMRGGMPMRDGMMGRGGMMGRGGERGGFGPRGAPRGMGGRGAPSGGNMQQRAGDWECPNPGCGNQNFAWRMECNQCKAPKPEGLGGGPPFPPAGGDRGRGGMGMRGGRGMDRGGPGGAGGPGGPGGPGGPGFRGGWVGDRGGFRGRGGMDRGGFRGAPRGGPPMGGRGGRGMGPPGKMDMRDHRQERRDRPY; this is encoded by the exons ATGGCGACTGCTCCAG ATTACAGTTCCTACAATCAGACCACGGCCCAGCAGGG GTACGGCTCCTATGCAGCCCAGCCTGCTCAGGGATACGGACAGTCGGCACAG caGGGTTATGGCCAGCAGAGCTACAGCTCGTATGCCCAGCCTGCCGCGGCAGACACGGGCTACTCTCAGACCACCCCAGCAGCGGGGGGATAcgcccagcaacagcagcagtatgGCTCCTCTTATGGACAGCCAGCATCAG CTGGATATCCAGCTGCCCAGTCAAGCACTCACGGGTACTCCCAGTCTGCTCAGAGCTATGGGACCAGCAGTTATGAGAGCACTCCCGCTGCTGCGGCTCCGGCTGCGGCCCCGTCCTATGGCTCTCAGCCGGGCTACACCGCTCAGTCAACCTACCCTGGATATGGCCAGCAAGCTGCTCCCACTGCCCCTCAGAG TTACAACGCCAGCAGCCAGCCTTCCAGCTACAATCAGAGTGGCTACTCTCAGCCAGCGGCGtatggccagcagcagcagcccacaGGCTACTCGGCACAGCAGGGAGCTTACAGCCAGCAGCAGAGCAGctaccagcagcagccccagcaacAGCAGGCCCCTCCGTCAACGTACCCTCCACAGGCCTCTGGCTCCTACACCCAGCCTCCTCCCAGCCAGTACAGCCAGCAGGGCGGACCACCAAGTTACAGCCAGTCTA GTAGTTATCGGCAGAATGGCCAGGGGGGCAGCACTGGCTACTCCAGCATGGAGTCAACCCGGTACCCAGGGGCCGGAGAGAGCCGGGGCCCCGGCCGGGAGGGCTTTGAACGCGGTGGCATGATGCATCGGGGGCGTGGAGGCCCTGGGCGTGGCATGAG CGGCGCTGGAGACAGAGGTGGCTTCAGTAAGCCTGGTG GACCCACCGAAGGAGAGCGTGAAATGG TGATTCCCTCTGCAGGCCGGCCCGAGGAGCAGGATGACTCTGAGAACAGCACCATCTACATCACAGGACTCACAGAGACAGTCACCATTGAGGAGATGGCCGAGTTCTTCAAGCACCCTGGACCAATCAGG ATGAACCGTCGTTTGGGACAGCCAGCCATCAACATATACACCGACAAGGACAGCGGCAAACCCAAGGGAGACGCTACCTTATCATACGAGGAGCCCTTCTGCGCCAAGGCAGCGGTGGAGCACTTTGATG GCAAGGACTTCCAGAGCCGCCGGCTGAAGGTCTCTATGGCTCGCCGTAAGCCCATGATTGGCGGAATGAGAGGGGGCATGCCAATGAGGGACGGCATGATGGGCCGTGGAG GTATGATGGGCCGCGGGGGCGAGCGCGGAGGCTTCGGGCCCCGGGGAGCCCCCCGTGGAATGGGCGGTCGGGGTGCCCCGTCGGGGGGTAACATGCAGCAGAGGGCCGGAGACTGGGAGTGCCCTAACCC TGGCTGTGGCAACCAGAACTTCGCCTGGAGGATGGAGTGCAACCAGTGCAAGGCTCCCAAACCAGAAGGCCTGGGAGGTGGacctcccttcccccctgcaG GCGGGGACCGAGGGAGAGGTGGGATGGGCATGCGAGGCGGCAGAGGGATGGACCGTGGCGGGCCCGGCGGCGCTGGGGGCCCTGGAGGCCCTGGAGGCCCAGGCGGCCCTGGGTtcagggggggctgggtgggtgACCGTGGGGGATTCAGAGGACGAGGAGGCATGGACAGAGGCGGCTTCAGAGGCGCCCCGAGGGGTGGACCCCCCATGGGCGGCAGAGGCGGCCGAGGGATGGGCCCGCCTGGCAAGATGGACATGAG GGACCATCGCCAGGAGCGCAGGGACAGGCCCTACTGA
- the LOC132459907 gene encoding RNA-binding protein EWS-like isoform X5 has product MATAPDYSSYNQTTAQQGYGSYAAQPAQGYGQSAQGYGQQSYSSYAQPAAADTGYSQTTPAAGGYAQQQQQYGSSYGQPASAGYPAAQSSTHGYSQSAQSYGTSSYESTPAAAAPAAAPSYGSQPGYTAQSTYPGYGQQAAPTAPQSYNASSQPSSYNQSGYSQPAAYGQQQQPTGYSAQQGAYSQQQSSYQQQPQQQQAPPSTYPPQASGSYTQPPPSQYSQQGGPPSYSQSSQYSSYRQNGQGGSTGYSSMESTRYPGAGESRGPGREGFERGGMMHRGRGGPGRGMSGAGDRGGFSKPGGPTEGEREMGRPEEQDDSENSTIYITGLTETVTIEEMAEFFKHPGPIRMNRRLGQPAINIYTDKDSGKPKGDATLSYEEPFCAKAAVEHFDGKDFQSRRLKVSMARRKPMIGGMRGGMPMRDGMMGRGGMMGRGGERGGFGPRGAPRGMGGRGAPSGGNMQQRAGDWECPNPGCGNQNFAWRMECNQCKAPKPEGLGGGPPFPPAGGDRGRGGMGMRGGRGMDRGGPGGAGGPGGPGGPGGPGFRGGWVGDRGGFRGRGGMDRGGFRGAPRGGPPMGGRGGRGMGPPGKMDMRDHRQERRDRPY; this is encoded by the exons ATGGCGACTGCTCCAG ATTACAGTTCCTACAATCAGACCACGGCCCAGCAGGG GTACGGCTCCTATGCAGCCCAGCCTGCTCAGGGATACGGACAGTCGGCACAG GGTTATGGCCAGCAGAGCTACAGCTCGTATGCCCAGCCTGCCGCGGCAGACACGGGCTACTCTCAGACCACCCCAGCAGCGGGGGGATAcgcccagcaacagcagcagtatgGCTCCTCTTATGGACAGCCAGCATCAG CTGGATATCCAGCTGCCCAGTCAAGCACTCACGGGTACTCCCAGTCTGCTCAGAGCTATGGGACCAGCAGTTATGAGAGCACTCCCGCTGCTGCGGCTCCGGCTGCGGCCCCGTCCTATGGCTCTCAGCCGGGCTACACCGCTCAGTCAACCTACCCTGGATATGGCCAGCAAGCTGCTCCCACTGCCCCTCAGAG TTACAACGCCAGCAGCCAGCCTTCCAGCTACAATCAGAGTGGCTACTCTCAGCCAGCGGCGtatggccagcagcagcagcccacaGGCTACTCGGCACAGCAGGGAGCTTACAGCCAGCAGCAGAGCAGctaccagcagcagccccagcaacAGCAGGCCCCTCCGTCAACGTACCCTCCACAGGCCTCTGGCTCCTACACCCAGCCTCCTCCCAGCCAGTACAGCCAGCAGGGCGGACCACCAAGTTACAGCCAGTCTAGTCAGTACA GTAGTTATCGGCAGAATGGCCAGGGGGGCAGCACTGGCTACTCCAGCATGGAGTCAACCCGGTACCCAGGGGCCGGAGAGAGCCGGGGCCCCGGCCGGGAGGGCTTTGAACGCGGTGGCATGATGCATCGGGGGCGTGGAGGCCCTGGGCGTGGCATGAG CGGCGCTGGAGACAGAGGTGGCTTCAGTAAGCCTGGTG GACCCACCGAAGGAGAGCGTGAAATGG GCCGGCCCGAGGAGCAGGATGACTCTGAGAACAGCACCATCTACATCACAGGACTCACAGAGACAGTCACCATTGAGGAGATGGCCGAGTTCTTCAAGCACCCTGGACCAATCAGG ATGAACCGTCGTTTGGGACAGCCAGCCATCAACATATACACCGACAAGGACAGCGGCAAACCCAAGGGAGACGCTACCTTATCATACGAGGAGCCCTTCTGCGCCAAGGCAGCGGTGGAGCACTTTGATG GCAAGGACTTCCAGAGCCGCCGGCTGAAGGTCTCTATGGCTCGCCGTAAGCCCATGATTGGCGGAATGAGAGGGGGCATGCCAATGAGGGACGGCATGATGGGCCGTGGAG GTATGATGGGCCGCGGGGGCGAGCGCGGAGGCTTCGGGCCCCGGGGAGCCCCCCGTGGAATGGGCGGTCGGGGTGCCCCGTCGGGGGGTAACATGCAGCAGAGGGCCGGAGACTGGGAGTGCCCTAACCC TGGCTGTGGCAACCAGAACTTCGCCTGGAGGATGGAGTGCAACCAGTGCAAGGCTCCCAAACCAGAAGGCCTGGGAGGTGGacctcccttcccccctgcaG GCGGGGACCGAGGGAGAGGTGGGATGGGCATGCGAGGCGGCAGAGGGATGGACCGTGGCGGGCCCGGCGGCGCTGGGGGCCCTGGAGGCCCTGGAGGCCCAGGCGGCCCTGGGTtcagggggggctgggtgggtgACCGTGGGGGATTCAGAGGACGAGGAGGCATGGACAGAGGCGGCTTCAGAGGCGCCCCGAGGGGTGGACCCCCCATGGGCGGCAGAGGCGGCCGAGGGATGGGCCCGCCTGGCAAGATGGACATGAG GGACCATCGCCAGGAGCGCAGGGACAGGCCCTACTGA